A section of the Cololabis saira isolate AMF1-May2022 chromosome 16, fColSai1.1, whole genome shotgun sequence genome encodes:
- the foxa1 gene encoding hepatocyte nuclear factor 3-alpha, with amino-acid sequence MLGSVKMEGHDAPDWSGFYGEEVYSPMAGGGMGSGLGMGSMSGYMSSSGTTSGSFNMSYSGTGLSPSPAGGMGGSAQAAMCGLGGGVASMGGALSPSSMSSVSGQQASMGLNPYGGMSPTMSPSMAYGGAGLSRTRDTKAFRRSYPHAKPPYSYISLITMAIQQAPSKMLTLSEIYQWIMDLFPYYRQNQQRWQNSIRHSLSFNDCFVKVSRSPDKPGKGSYWTLHPDSGNMFENGCYLRRQKRFKCEKKMVVKSDGRKEQGVAGGARGLSPARDPIKSAGLLDSSGPSSSQAASPPGLDLRAAVGGVSDLKVSGSQILSSLSLPPHSMAHEPPLHLKGDPHYSFNHPFSINNLMSSSEQQHKLDLKAYEALQYSSYNAGGSSSLGGRTMEPLETSYYQGVYPRPLLNSSS; translated from the exons ATGCTGGGGTCGGTGAAGATGGAAGGCCACGACGCTCCGGACTGGAGCGGCTTCTACGGAGAAGAG GTGTACTCCCCGATGGCAGGTGGTGGGATGGGTTCTGGTCTTGGGATGGGCTCTATGTCAGGCTACATGTCCAGCAGTGGAACAACGTCAGGCTCCTTCAACATGTCCTACAGCGGAACCGGTCTGAGCCCGTCACCAGCTGGGGGTATGGGGGGCTCAGCCCAGGCAGCTATGTGTGGTCTTGGTGGGGGCGTGGCCTCTATGGGTGGTGCACTGAGCCCTTCCAGCATGAGCTCAGTGTCAGGCCAGCAGGCGTCCATGGGCCTGAACCCCTATGGTGGCATGAGTCCAACCATGAGTCCCAGCATGGCCTATGGTGGCGCTGGTCTCAGTCGAACCCGGGACACCAAGGCCTTCAGACGGAGCTACCCGCATGCCAAACCCCCCTACTCCTACATATCACTCATCACCATGGCAATCCAGCAGGCACCCAGTAAGATGCTGACCCTGAGCGAGATCTACCAGTGGATCATGGACTTGTTCCCATATTACCGGCAGAACCAGCAGCGTTGGCAGAACTCCATCCGCCACTCGCTGTCCTTCAATGACTGCTTTGTGAAGGTGTCTCGCTCGCCGGACAAACCAGGGAAGGGCTCGTACTGGACCCTGCATCCGGACTCTGGGAACATGTTTGAGAACGGCTGCTACCTGCGCCGCCAGAAGAGGTTCAAGTGCGAGAAAAAGATGGTAGTCAAATCTGACGGCAGGAAGGAGCAGGGGGTTGCAGGCGGGGCCCGGGGACTGTCTCCTGCAAGAGACCCTATCAAATCTGCTGGACTCCTGGACTCatctgggccctcctccagccAGGCAGCCTCCCCCCCAGGTCTGGACCTGAGGGCAGCTGTTGGTGGGGTGTCGGACCTGAAGGTGTCTGGCTCTCAGATCCTGTCCTCCCTGTCTCTGCCCCCCCACTCCATGGCCCACGAGCCCCCGCTGCATCTCAAAGGAGACCCCCACTACTCCTTCAACCATCCATTTTCCATCAATAACCTCATGTCATCCTCAGAACAGCAGCACAAACTGGACCTGAAGGCCTACGAGGCACTACAGTACTCCTCCTACAATGCTGGGGGATCGTCCAGTCTGGGGGGAAGGACCAtggagcctctggagacatCCTACTACCAGGGGGTATACCCAAGACCCCTGCTAAACAGCTCGTCTTAG